One Gopherus flavomarginatus isolate rGopFla2 chromosome 13, rGopFla2.mat.asm, whole genome shotgun sequence DNA window includes the following coding sequences:
- the LOC127033560 gene encoding zinc finger protein 300-like: MAQGREMAAVEPAQGPMTFEEVALHFTREEWALLNHTQRALYWDVMLENYETVTSLGFLVFQHDVVSHLEQGEEPWVPDLQGSEKREILRSPRTDEETLNQLRICDTMRCEKEEQNSHQGNVEEVDKHGAFSQRMKRNVSSSHEQGRSCEVHHRSAKEQGNQPEEKMDQFISCQGTQKSLKETRRQQEICREKQKTTCAECGKTFNYRSHLIRSVLIRHQRIHTRERPYECSACGKLFTHRSTLITHQRIHTGERPYECSECGKLFTQRSALITHQRIHTGKRPYECSECRKTFSQFSHLITHQRIHTGERPYECSECRKTFSQRSHLITHHRIHTREKAYECTECGRTFNHSSPLIGHQRIHTSERLCECHQQACTTRKAARATLLQKKQCY; encoded by the exons ATggcacagggaagagaaatggctgcagtggagccagcCCAG gggccgatgacctttgaggaggtggctttgcatttcaccagggaagagtgggctctgctgaaccacactcagagagccctctactgggatgtcatgctgGAGaattatgagactgtgacctctcTGG ggtttctggttttccagCATGATGTGGTCTCCCatctggaacaaggggaagagccgtgggtcccagacctccagggttcagagaagagagagatcctgagatctccccgcacagatgaggaaacattaaaccaactcagaatct gtgatacaATGagatgtgagaaagaggagcagaattctcatcAGGGAAATGTTGAGGAAGTGGATAAACACGGAGCATTCTCacaaagaatgaaaaggaatgtgtccagcagtCATGAGCAGGGAAGATCGTGTGAGGTTCATCACAGATCAgcaaaagagcagggaaaccagccagaggAGAAAATGGatcaatttatttcctgtcagggaactcagaagagccttaaggaaaccagaagacagcaggaaatctgcagggaaaagcaaaaaactacatgcgctgagtgtgggaaaacctttaaTTATCGCTCacaccttattag ATCAGtgcttattaggcatcagagaatccacacacgggagaggccctatgaatgcagtgcgtgtggaaaactcttcactcaTAGATCAAcccttattacccatcagagaatccacacaggggagaggccctatgaatgcagtgagtgtggaaaactcttcactcaaagatcagcccttattacgcatcagagaatccacacagggaagaggccGTATGAATGTAGTGAGTGCAGGAAAACCTTCAGTCAATTCTCtcaccttattacccatcagagaatccacacaggggagaggccataTGAATGTAGTGAGTgcaggaaaactttcagtcaACGCTCTCACCTTATTACCCATCAtagaatccacacaagagagaaaGCCTATGAATGCACAGAGTGCGGGAgaaccttcaatcacagctcaccccttattgggcatcagagaatccacacaagcgagAGGCTCTGCGAATGccatcagcaggcctgcacaactcgtaaagcggcgagggccacattactccaaaaaAAACAg tgCTATTAG